A region of the Lepidochelys kempii isolate rLepKem1 chromosome 24, rLepKem1.hap2, whole genome shotgun sequence genome:
GAAACCATCCTCCTTTTCTGGCTCCTCGGTGAAATCGGAGCGGTGGGGCTTGCTCTCCTCCGGAGGAAACTCTCCACCCTCGCTTTCTTTGCCCGCATCGCTCTCCTGTTCGATGGTTCCTTCTGCCTCCTCCTCCGATTCAGCCTCAAAGAGTCTCTCATCCCTCGGCACTTCAGCTGGCGCCATGAGCATTTCTGGATCGTCTCCCGCGAGATTTGATATATTGACCTTGATTTCTTCGAAGTCCTCCGAAACCTCAGCTTCCTCCAGACTGGGCACCTCTTGGCTGGGCGCCGAAACCATGAAATAACCTCCTTCTTCCTCCGCGCGCTCTGATGTTCTTGCCAACACCAGGCCAGATCCACCCTCCTCATTGCTTTCCTTCTGTTGGGAGCTTGTGGGTGTGGCCAGGCTCTCTAGCTGTCCTACGTCGTCTGGGGAAACCGCAGAGCTTTCGGGGGCTGGTGGTGAATCTCCACCATCGTCACTTCCTGGCGGCTTAGCCAGCACCTCCTTTTCATAGAAGCGCAGGGGTGTGCTGTCTGGCAGCGTTTCCTCCAACATAATCCTCTTGCCGCTTTCCAAttcctcctccatcccttccATTTTCTGGGAAGCATTGGGGGAGACATCCTCCAGGGATCCCAGGGAGTCCTCAGATTCTGAAGAGTCACCTGGTGCCTGGGAGGCCGTGTTTATGTTCTCCGGACTTCTAGGTTCTTCACAGAGTTCTTCCCCAGCTTCACCCACATTGTATACCTTCTCCCAAGACTCCTCCAGCACCTCGGTCAGTTCATTGCTGATTTCATGGCTTGGAGAGTCTCCAAACTGCGGGGCAGGTTGGCTCTGGAGGTCCTCGTGCTCTCTTTCGCTGCTGCACTGGTCttcttccatcagctctgtgCCGGGGCTGGCCTCCTGCTCTGCTTCATTGTGTGGCATGGGATGCTCACTGCCTATAAAGTGACCTGCATCATCATCTTCAGCATCTCCCATTATTTCTTCCATCTCTGCACCCAAACTGCTCTTTACCTGCTCACGTTCATTTTCTGTTCCTTCTGTGCTGGTCATTAAAGTGTCTGCCCAGGCTGGCTCTTGCAGAGCAATGTCAGCAGCTTCCCCTGTCTCCGGGTAGCCCGCTGCATCTTCCTTaccctccccttcctgctccttTGGCAGGTGCCTTTGACAGTCTTCTGCCACTTCTTCCTCTCTGCCCAAGGACTCCAGTCTCTGAACACTCTCCAGATCCTCATGCACCAGCGTAATGTCTTGTTCAAAGCCGTTCTCTTGCAGATCCCCAGCCTCCTTCTCCAAGGTTTCTTCCTCCTGCTTTAAGTTTTCATGTGTCAAGGCGTTCTCATCTGCGCCGAGATCCTCGCGTCCCAAAGTTTCCTCTTCCAGCTTTACCTTGTGCCCTTCACTGTCCCCTCTTGTTCTGTCCAGGGTCTCATCCCCCAGGATGTTTTCTTCAGCCTTTGACACAGTCTCCTCCCCAAAGATGTCCTCTTTGGTGCTCAAGAGCTCATGGTCAGAGAACacctctttcttcccttcctctcctacTGCGGCATCAGTCTCATGAAGTGACATTTCCTGCTGCTCAAACTTTTCCTGCTCAGTGCCACTAAGATGCTGTTCTTGGGGGCTTTCCACGACCAAAGCTGGGTGACTTTCCATGGAAAAAGCGTGAGTTGCTTGTATTTCTGCCTGCAGAAATTCACTTTCCAGCATCTCGGCTTGGAAGTTGTCTTCTTCATTCTCCCTGGAAGGGCTCCAGAGCTCTCGCCTTTCCTCGTCTTCTGACAGATGCAACGCTTCTGTGCTCACCACCTCAAGGTCTTCTTCACCTTGGTCAAACTCTTCCACATTCCCTTCTGCAGGACGTAGGTGATTGTGGCCACTTATTCCAGCCTCCCAGCTCTTTCCCTCTGCCCCCGATAAAACCAGCCCACCTTCATCTAATGGACTTCCCCGCTCTGTGCTCTTGCAAACTGTATCAGTCTCCCCGCACATGTCTGCGCTCTGTGACCCTGGTGTCTCTTCTTCTTGACTCTCATTCTGCTCGCAAGATTTCACTTCCTCCCGGGTCTCTATTTCAGGCTTTCCCTCCGTGACTAGAATGTCAGGGATGCTTTCTTCATTCTGCTTGGTGGAAGGACCTAGCCCTGACTGTGACTCCTCTCTGTTCTGCTGAGCAGAGCTTTTCACATCCGGGAACTCCTGCATGTCTGCTTCCCTGGTCTCCTCTTCAAAATGGGGCTCCAAGCCACTATCCATTTCATCTGTGGCTTCGGTGTCTTTGACTGCCTGGAGCTGCTCTGCTGGATGACTGGCTTCCATCTGGCCTTCATACTCCGTCTCTTTTCCTTCTTTCCATACCTCTGTGCTGGGAGAAGCAGCTAGTCCGTAAGCCTCTTCCAGAGGAGCAGAGTCATAAGAATGCACGTCATTTGGGGCCTTATCTGCTTGAAGAGGGCTGGAGGCCACAGCTGGTTCGGAACCATCTATTACTTCCTTCAGTGCATCTTCCAATGCTTCGTTGACCAGCTGGCTGGGACAGAGCAAATCCTTGGGAGCCAACTTCCCAGATGGTTCTTCACTGGGATCTTTCTCAACATCTTTCCTGGCTTCCTCGTGACATTCATCCTCCTGGCCAATGTCACCTCCTTCCACCTGGCTTGCGGTTGGATCTCCACCTTCTGCTGCCGGGCTCCTGCGTTCCGAGTCTGAATCGGACCGTCCCAATGGCCGTGGCTCCGGCACGGCAGAGCGCATGGAGTCAAGCCTCTCGAATGGCTCCCGGGACAAAGAGTGGGCCACCGTCTCTGCTTCGGCAGCTTTGATCGTCTCTCCGTCGTGGGATGAGCCCAGTGTGACGGGGACTGAATGGCCCAGAGTGGTGGTATCCCTCACAGCCTGGGCACTTTTCAGGAGTGGGGACTGAAGGACTGAGTTGATTTTCTGGAACTCTCTAGCAACGGGGCCATCACTCTTGCTCAGCACGGCGGCAGCTTGCAGCTTGGGGGAATCGATTTGATTCCTCAGTATCTGCATCTTGCTCTCTCCCTTCTGgaaggtggtggggctcagtCGGTGGTCCCAGGAAACCAGTCTCCTGCTCTCAGGTGTCATGGCTTGGAGTTTGCTGTTACTCACGTCCAGCTTGGCATCTGcaaagagcacagaggaaaaCAAGCAGAATAAATAACCAGAAGAGTATCCCCAGGGAGAAAACATCAGCTACTCAACGGCTAAAGAGCTAGCAAAGAGAGGTAGACTGGGAACTGAAGTCTGGaggctgaagctggacaaattctgGTTAGGAGGCATGGAAGCGAGGGtgattaactgttggaacaaactaccaaaggaagtggtgtATCCTCCATCTCTTTTTGGAAAGATGCTTCAGTCAGATGCATGACCCCAATAGAATTGCAGCTGCTTATACCATGGGGATTATTCTTATTTAGCGTCTTTCAGAGGCGCTAACTTTCAGATTTCCCctggggtgctcgacccccactccaccccagaccccgcctcccactcctcctctttccccaaggctccaacccccgcctcttcccgccccgcctcttcccgcccccgatctgctccccctgcctcttcctgcccccttccaccctctcccccaagcacgccctgcccttgctccgcctcttcccgcccccccgcccTCTCCTGGACATCTGATCTGCGGCGGACGGGAGgcgttgggggggggaagaggaggagctgatcagcagggcccaccgatgggtgctaagcacccacaatttttttctgtgggtgctccaatcCCACAAAATTCACACCTCAGCAGTGGGCCAGCACCACGCGAGTCTCAATTATTTTAAAgccttaagtgggacttaagtggtgcaaaGTACTTGTTCTGGATGCTgggcacagggatgaatttcgcCCCCTATGCATTCAGGAATCGTCCATCATtggaatgcagccacttctggggtggaacctAACAGCGGTGTGACAGCGCACAGGAACGCTACTCAAGCAATTAGGTATGGGATGGGAGGATTGAGAGCCAAacactaccccccccccccttgcaatCCTATTGACATTTAACAAGGTGGTACAGCTGTAACTAAAGCAGAATATGTGGATAAAACTTAAAAATCACATATTTTTTAATACACAAGGACGACGACTCTGTCTTCCTCCACATCAGATGGGCATAGTGGCAACTTGCTACTTAATagtaattgaaaacaaaaatgcgtaagatcttttaaaaatgtgaatgatgcCTACTCTGCGTGCTTAGAATTACACTGCAGTATTTCCCCTAGACGCTAGCTTCAAAGACTTAATAGCCTTTTCATGCAGATTGTTCAATGAATGAATTAGAAACACAGGGCTGATTACAGGGCTCCAGAGGAAGCCAGACAATAATAATACCTTGTCTAGTATCCTCCACCCGATGTACTTCAGCATTCAACCCACACCTATTACATCTCCCAACACCCAAGGTGTGGTTG
Encoded here:
- the NES gene encoding nestin yields the protein MEGFLAARALGEESLQMWDLNKRLEAYLARVKFLEEENELLRAEILSVKDRPAESSWRCKYEEELSALRATLDDAFREKHAAELTRDNLSEEIQHVKSCCQKERAAQEEAKKQLALSKKELEEERRAQIWLRERATQLEKEVEVLVEVHEEEKAGLEQEMANFSQSLENFRAVPVAFQPVEVEDYSKRLSEIWRGAVETYKSEVSQLESSFCQAKENLWKAVEGNRQNQLHLQQLEKELAGLKARKGMLEESLSRQWQDQRGEAEKFQLALESLEQEKEALGVQIAHVLEERQQLMHLKMSLGLEVATYRTLLEAESSRLQMPSAEYKLVNGFRDAKLDVSNSKLQAMTPESRRLVSWDHRLSPTTFQKGESKMQILRNQIDSPKLQAAAVLSKSDGPVAREFQKINSVLQSPLLKSAQAVRDTTTLGHSVPVTLGSSHDGETIKAAEAETVAHSLSREPFERLDSMRSAVPEPRPLGRSDSDSERRSPAAEGGDPTASQVEGGDIGQEDECHEEARKDVEKDPSEEPSGKLAPKDLLCPSQLVNEALEDALKEVIDGSEPAVASSPLQADKAPNDVHSYDSAPLEEAYGLAASPSTEVWKEGKETEYEGQMEASHPAEQLQAVKDTEATDEMDSGLEPHFEEETREADMQEFPDVKSSAQQNREESQSGLGPSTKQNEESIPDILVTEGKPEIETREEVKSCEQNESQEEETPGSQSADMCGETDTVCKSTERGSPLDEGGLVLSGAEGKSWEAGISGHNHLRPAEGNVEEFDQGEEDLEVVSTEALHLSEDEERRELWSPSRENEEDNFQAEMLESEFLQAEIQATHAFSMESHPALVVESPQEQHLSGTEQEKFEQQEMSLHETDAAVGEEGKKEVFSDHELLSTKEDIFGEETVSKAEENILGDETLDRTRGDSEGHKVKLEEETLGREDLGADENALTHENLKQEEETLEKEAGDLQENGFEQDITLVHEDLESVQRLESLGREEEVAEDCQRHLPKEQEGEGKEDAAGYPETGEAADIALQEPAWADTLMTSTEGTENEREQVKSSLGAEMEEIMGDAEDDDAGHFIGSEHPMPHNEAEQEASPGTELMEEDQCSSEREHEDLQSQPAPQFGDSPSHEISNELTEVLEESWEKVYNVGEAGEELCEEPRSPENINTASQAPGDSSESEDSLGSLEDVSPNASQKMEGMEEELESGKRIMLEETLPDSTPLRFYEKEVLAKPPGSDDGGDSPPAPESSAVSPDDVGQLESLATPTSSQQKESNEEGGSGLVLARTSERAEEEGGYFMVSAPSQEVPSLEEAEVSEDFEEIKVNISNLAGDDPEMLMAPAEVPRDERLFEAESEEEAEGTIEQESDAGKESEGGEFPPEESKPHRSDFTEEPEKEDGFPTKASDCCIIAGGTQTESDRMLDATEPGDLDPEDAQKVSTLTSTADLGEIVLEGQLPLSQKGSPDSSSPLSSEDESPNVTQSHLGSDPEASGGLHPRQPKDATEINQSGMDHSVEAVAKIPADVMKDSDILEIVEQALEFNQELMLGARLSELHAGDEQQAAGGVDTSDQTQEAGRDGGMSETGVLQETLPDSSPHAKELMTSSHIWTESNTNGELNGLHGEQILNGISDLKPLTDQTDCAKSRGHEVRSSGDEFFGKVTITHELQGEDPEAFPISETMLSQSLLQTPDYEEGHGAGEEHSKKGQVSNETDNSKFTDIMQSAHMQRQDLEAQTISVPSPFGDDVFHLGPSQHLKFQLKDDQESWSSEDD